A single region of the Branchiostoma lanceolatum isolate klBraLanc5 chromosome 1, klBraLanc5.hap2, whole genome shotgun sequence genome encodes:
- the LOC136423583 gene encoding argininosuccinate lyase-like, whose translation MSEGSKLWGGRFTGGNDPVMEKFNASIGFDKRMWEADIKGSQAYVRALGKVGLVSKDEMDEIYEGLGKVAVEWQNGTFQIQPSDEDIHTANERRLKELIGPAAGKLHTGRSRNDQCATDMRIWLREALRTLRGYLLDFIHVFLERAKRETDIIMPGYTHLQRAQPIRWSHWLLSHACALQRDAQRLDEMAVRVNELPLGSGALAGNPFNVDRQFLAKELGFGAVSLNSLDATSGRDFVVEFLFWASLTATHLSKWAEDLIIYSTKEFSFISLSDAYSTGSSLMPQKKNPDSLELIRGKAGRVFGHCSGFMMTLKGLPSTYNKDLQEDKEGMFDAYDTMMGVLLVATGVLSTLEVNKVATKAALSPDMLATDIAYYLVRKGIPFREAHGMSGAAVHLAETKKCQLSDLTLEDLQAVSPKFEADVEKLWNYENSVEQYTAAGGTSGASVMHQIQTLDEWLGHMRNKSHTMKSRMEMDITLN comes from the exons ATGAGTGAG GGTTCCAAGCTGTGGGGAGGGCGCTTCACAGGGGGAAACGACCCTGTGATGGAAAAGTTCAACGCCTCGATCGGGTTCGACAAGCGGATGTGGGAGGCGGACATCAAGGGCAGCCAGGCGTACGTCCGCGCGCTCGGCAAGGTCGGGCTCGTCAGCAAGGACGAAATGGACGAGATCTATGAGGGGCTGGGCaag GTGGCTGTCGAGTGGCAGAACGGGACATTCCAGATCCAGCCGAGCGACGAAGACATCCACACCGCGAACGAGAGACGTCTCAAG GAACTTATTGGTCCTGCTGCGGGAAAACTTCATACAGGTCGGAGCCGCAACGACCAGTGTGCGACGGACATGCGCATCTGGCTGCGCGAGGCGCTTCGAACGCTGAGGGGATACCTTCTGGACTTCATCCACGTCTTCCTGGAGAGGGCCAAAAG AGAGACTGACATCATCATGCCAGGCTATACCCACCTGCAGAGggctcagccaatcagatggaGCCACTGGTTGCTAAG CCACGCCTGCGCCCTGCAGAGGGACGCACAGCGCCTGGACGAGATGGCTGTAAGGGTCAACGAACTCCCGCTGGGAAG CGGTGCCCTGGCAGGAAACCCCTTCAATGTGGACAGGCAGTTCCTGGCAAAGG AGCTGGGGTTTGGTGCAGTGAGCCTGAACAGCCTGGATGCCACCAGTGGGAGGGACTTTGTGG TTGAGTTCCTGTTCTGGGCGTCGCTAACGGCAACCCACCTGAGCAAGTGGGCGGAGGACCTCATCATCTACAGCACCAAGGAGTTCAGCTTCATCTCCCTCTCAGACGCctacag CACGGGCAGCAGCCTGATGCCGCAGAAGAAGAACCCGGACAGTCTGGAGCTGATCAGGGGAAAGGCCGGCCGAGTGTTCGGGCAT TGCTCGGGTTTCATGATGACCTTGAAGGGCCTGCCCAGCACCTACAACAAGGACCTTCAGGAGGACAAGGAGGGGATGTTCGACGCGTACGACACCATGATGGGTGTGTTGCTAGTGGCAACGGGCGTGCTGTCCACCCTAGAGGTCAACAAGGTCGCCACGAAGGCTGCCCTGAGCCCCGACATGCTGGCCACGGACATTGCGTACTACCTAGTCCGCAAGGGG ATCCCATTCCGTGAGGCCCATGGCATGTCAGGTGCGGCGGTACACCTGGCCGAGACCAAGAAGTGCCAGCTGAGCGACCTCACGCTTGAGGACTTACAGGCAGTCAG CCCGAAGTTTGAGGCGGATGTTGAGAAGCTGTGGAACTATGAGAACAGCGTAGAGCAGTACACGGCGGCGGGCGGAACTAGCGGCGCGTCCGTCATGCATCAAATCCAGACTCTGGACGAGTGGCTCGGGCACATGCGCAACAA GTCGCACACCATGAAGTCCAGGATGGAGATGGACATCACTCTGAACTGA
- the LOC136428328 gene encoding sortilin-related receptor-like, protein MATGLLLFVCLLSIGHVGSDRGCPSSAFACDTTDDCVGLAARCDGFIDCPDGSDEECTAPDCLSPDVFGCDMDARCLSLAVVCDGTDHCPDGSDEDGCLTKGCPLPYYIKCSPTGICVGPEWQCDGLDDCEDGSDEVNCTSKECYNPDYFKCESSGVCVRPEWQCDGWDDCEDVSDENNCAREECYNPDEFMCEISGVCLPPEWECDGEDDCYYGSDERDCLTKECHLSNYLKCETTGICVRPELQCNGRNECEDGSDEENCTVCPLPNDFKCESSGECVRPEKQCNEAYDCDDISDEKDCLTKECPLSDYLKCKPTGICVSPAFQCDGWDFCEDGSDEENCTVCPLPNYIKCESGSTCVGPDWQCDGYADCPDGLDEKNCTSERCYNTDDFKCKSNGACIYPEWQCDGWNHCEDGSDEEDCTVCPLPNYFKCKTGTMCVRPLEQCDGWVDCDDGSDEENCTSKECFNPNYFKCEPTGICFKPEKQCNGENDCEDGSDEENCTVCPLPNYFKCESGGMCVPPYQRCEGNRHCPDGSDEEYCRGDCSIPDYLSTVHPVWHCDGLKDCLYGSDEKNCTADECPLPNFFCEPRGPCIQDTKRCDGVGNCYDESDEKGCGKLTFSQLP, encoded by the coding sequence ATGGCGACCGGCTTGCTTTTGTTCGTATGTCTGCTGTCCATCGGCCATGTCGGCTCAGACAGAGGGTGCCCCTCCTCTGCCTTCGCATGCGACACGACCGATGATTGCGTCGGTTTGGCAGCTCGGTGTGATGGTTTCATAGATTGTCCCGACGGCTCTGATGAAGAGTGCACGGCTCCAGATTGTTTGTCGCCCGATGTTTTCGGCTGTGACATGGACGCCCGATGCCTCTCTCTCGCCGTGGTATGTGACGGGACCGATCATTGTCCTGACGGCTCAGACGAGGACGGTTGCTTGACCAAAGGCTGCCCCCTGCCCTACTATATTAAGTGTTCACCTACCGGTATCTGTGTCGGGCCAGAGTGGCAGTGTGACGGGTTggatgattgtgaagacggttcagatgaggtaaattgcacaagcaaagagtgttacaACCCCGActatttcaagtgtgaaagtagtggAGTGTGTGTCCGACCAGAGTGGCAGTGTGACGGGTGGGATGATTGTGAAGACGTTTCCGATGAGAACAACTGTGCAAGAGAAGAGTGTTACAACCCTGACGAGTTCATGTGTGAAATTAGTGGGGTATGTCTCCCTCCTGAGTGGGAATGCGACGGCGAGGATGATTGTTACTACGGTTCGGATGAGAGAGACTGTTTGACCAAAGAGTGCCACTTATCCAACTATCTCAAGTGTGAAACTACAGGCATCTGTGTTAGACCTGAGTTGCAGTGTAACGGTCGAAATGAgtgtgaagacggttcagatgaggaaaattgcacgGTGTGCCCCTTGCCCAAcgatttcaagtgtgaaagtagcgGAGAATGTGTCAGGCCTGAGAAGCAGTGTAACGAAGCGTATGATTGTGACGACATTTCAGATGAGAAAGATTGCCTGACCAAAGAGTGCCCCTTATCCGACTATCTCAAGTGTAAACCTACTGGTATCTGTGTCAGCCCTGCGTTTCAATGTGACGGTTGGGATTtttgtgaagacggttcagatgaggaaaattgcacagTGTGCCCCTTGCCCAACTATATCAAGTGTGAAAGTGGTAGCACGTGTGTCGGGCCAGATTGGCAATGTGACGGATATGCTGATTGTCCAGACGGTTTAGatgagaaaaattgcacaagcgAAAGGTGCTACAATACTGACGATTTCAAGTGCAAAAGTAATGGAGCATGTATCTATCCTGAGTGGCAGTGTGACGGGTGGAATCATTGTGAAGACGGGTCAGATGAGGAGGATTGCACAGTGTGCCCCTTGCCCAACTATTTTAAGTGTAAAACGGGTACCATGTGTGTCCGTCCATTGGAGCAATGTGACGGGTGGGTTGATTGTGACGAtggttcagatgaggaaaattgcacgAGCAAAGAGTGTTTCAACCCCAACTATTTCAAGTGTGAACCTACCGGCATCTGTTTCAAGCCTGAGAAGCAATGTAACGGTGAGaatgattgtgaagacggttcagatgaggaaaattgcacagTGTGCCCCTTGCCAAACTATTTCAAATGTGAAAGTGGTGGGATGTGTGTCCCTCCATATCAACGATGTGAGGGAAATCGTCATTGTCCAGACGGTTCGGATGAGGAATATTGCCGGGGAGACTGTTCCATTCCCGACTATCTAAGTACTGTCCATCCTGTCTGGCACTGTGATGGTTTAAAGGATTGTCTTTACGGTTCAGAtgagaaaaattgcactgcCGATGAGTGTCCTCTGCCCAACTTTTTCTGTGAACCACGTGGTCCCTGCATCCAGGACACCAAGCGTTGCGATGGCGTCGGCAACTGTTACGATGAGTCCGATGAGAAAGGCTGCGGTAAGCTCACCTTTTCACAATTACCATAA
- the LOC136426756 gene encoding prolow-density lipoprotein receptor-related protein 1-like, whose product MCGLRDSFVPMGYISAESCAKPGLWQCDSGECINNASLCDGDKDCSSGADEENCTAPCSGLQLECDGRCLPKYRACDGLGDCSNGKDEINCTVGGCIAKQFHCADGACLLESQLCDNKTDCSGGEDEDDCGVVLPSGFSLGLASRYIPDVYVTASSEYKSEFAPSQARQTPPTTPEYCWVPSSVVDQWLQVYFGKTTDVTGVVISGGGSNWDLGSWVTSFTLAFSMDGASWGPYAAGRNNVVQIFEGNRDRYNKVSRRLPAPVTSRYIRLYPTSYEGWVAMVMEVYVTNDENAWLNLDEYVTLGVGLDPDDPAAAPKVPDLHMTASSRRAEFYPWQARLNNGRGQQLGACWSPAPDLDRNPWLQITHDNVYAVAGVITQGAYNMDYWVTSYKLAFSVDGEWTMYTNSTGDGEEMVSSSPLCTRHDFVLFQVFRGNRDSHRYARNLLDNPTFALYTRFYPLTFHNRIALRVEILVKHGSGCASDKVFCNGTCRQRESFCRLFDGCLPRGFNYGDIHVCENVLEAECGLELTMDLENLGCLEIDRQFSPCWDPDGDVFHDSQACDGTADCSTLEDEANCDECAMECLTVSGNPCVSSGWICDELNDCLNGEDEQGCVQGVPKHCFFTCRNNVTCLPTTHLGDGHQDCADGEDEMPIEVEEALGRRWGSCGFICASVFGNASCVPDAFSCDGDADCWEEEDEQDCEGGQPGAEDCPTFYCGLPSSPDLVYCVHRHLICDGYPDCAAGEDEQGCAKADGVSTQASTAPSVGPTVEPTGGQVSFEDQTGFYTESRAPQDPAMAWMVAAALCGQILYRLAI is encoded by the exons ATGTGTGGGCTTAGAGATAGCTTCGTTCCAATGGGGTACATTTCTGCAGAGTCCTGTGCAAAGCCGGGTCTGTGGCAATGTGACAGTGGCGAATGCATCAATAACGCCTCGCTGTGTGACGGAGACAAGGACTGCTCTTCTGGGGCAGACGAAGAAAACTGCACCG CTCCCTGCAGTGGTCTCCAGCTGGAGTGTGACGGGAGGTGCCTGCCGAAATACCGCGCCTGTGACGGGCTGGGGGACTGTTCGAACGGAAAGGACGAGATCAACTGTACAGTTGGAG GTTGCATTGCTAAGCAGTTCCACTGCGCGGACGGTGCCTGCCTGTTGGAGTCTCAGCTGTGTGACAACAAGACGGATTGCAGTGGAGGGGAGGACGAGGACGACTGTGGAG TTGTCCTACCTTCCGGATTCTCGCTTGGTTTGGCGAGTCGGTACATCCCCGATGTTTACGTCACTGCCAGTTCCGAGTACAAGTCGGAGTTCGCCCCATCCCAGGCTCGGCAAACGCCTCCGACTACACCAGAATACTGCTGGGTACCGAGTTCTGTGGTGGACCAATGGCTTCAG GTTTACTTTGGCAAGACGACTGACGTCACCGGCGTGGTCATCAGTGGAGGCGGTTCGAACTGGGACCTGGGCAGTTGGGTGACGTCATTTACTCTGGCCTTCAGCATGGACGGTGCGTCGTGGGGACCGTATGCCGCGGGCAGAAACAACGTCGTGCAG ATTTTCGAAGGAAACCGAGACCGGTACAACAAAGTGAGTCGTCGTCTCCCAGCTCCCGTGACGTCACGCTACATCCGCCTGTACCCGACAAGCTACGAAGgctgggttgccatggtgatggaggTTTACGTCACAAATG ATGAAAACGCCTGGTTGAATCTGGACGAGTACGTCACACTGGGAGTTGGACTGGATCCCGACGACCCTGCTGCGGCTCCAAAGGTTCCCGACCTCCACATGACCGCCTCATCGCGAAGGGCCGAGTTCTATCCGTGGCAGGCGCGTCTGAACAACGGGAGGGGACAGCAGCTGGGGGCGTGCTGGTCTCCCGCTCCGGACCTGGACAGGAACCCTTGGCTACAG ATTACGCATGACAACGTGTACGCAGTAGCCGGTGTCATCACCCAGGGGGCTTACAACATGGACTACTGGGTCACGTCCTACAAGCTGGCGTTCTCTGTGGATGGAGAATGGACAATGTACACAAACAGCACCGGGGACGGTGAAGAAATGGTTAGTTCAAGTCCACT GTGTACAAGAcacgattttgttttgtttcaggtgTTCCGAGGGAACAGGGACAGCCACCGCTATGCTCGCAACCTGTTGGACAACCCGACCTTTGCACTCTACACCCGCTTCTACCCCCTCACCTTCCACAATCGGATCGCACTGAGGGTCGAGATTCTCGTCAAACATG GCTCAGGTTGTGCATCTGACAAGGTCTTCTGTAATGGAACATGTCGACAAAGGGAAAGTTTCTGTCGTCTCTTTGACGGATGTTTGCCACGGGGCTTTAACTATGGAGACAT ACATGTTTGTGAAAACGTGTTGGAGGCTGAGTGCGGGCTGGAATTGACCATGGACTTGGAGAATCTCGGATGTTTGG AGATCGACAGACAGTTCAGTCCGTGCTGGGATCCGGATGGTGACGTGTTCCACGACAGCCAGGCTTGTGACGGCACAGCAGACTGTTCAACTTTGGAGGATGAGGCAAACTGTGACG AGTGTGCGATGGAATGTCTAACTGTCTCGGGTAACCCCTGCGTCTCCAGTGGGTGGATCTGCGATGAACTAAACGACTGCTTGAATGGAGAAGACGAACAAGGGTGTGTGCAAG GTGTGCCCAAACACTGCTTCTTCACCTGCCGTAACAACGTCACCTGTCTGCCGACAACTCACCTGGGGGACGGGCATCAGGACTGTGCTGACGGCGAGGACGAAATGCCCATTGAAG TTGAAGAGGCTCTGGGGCGCAGGTGGGGTTCCTGCGGCTTCATCTGCGCGTCCGTCTTCGGCAACGCGTCGTGCGTTCCTGACGCGTTCAGCTGTGACGGTGACGCGGACTGTTGGGAGGAAGAGGACGAGCAGGACTGTGAGGGTGGACAACCTGGGGCGGAGGATTGCCCGACGTTCTACTGCGGCCTGCCCAGCTCTCCGGACCTCGTGTACTGTGTGCACCGTCATCTGATCTGTGACGGGTACCCGGACTGTGCGGCAGGGGAGGACGAGCAGGGGTGCGCCAAGGCGGACGGCGTGTCCACCCAAGCCAGCACCGCGCCGAGCGTCGGACCGACTGTAGAGCCGACAGGTGGTCAAGTATCGTTTGAAGATCAAACAG GATTCTATACAGAAAGCCGTGCACCCCAGGACCCGGCCATGGCTTGGATGGTAGCCGCTGCACTGTGCGGTCAGATTCTATACCGCCTGGCTATCTAA